A window of Flavobacterium psychrophilum genomic DNA:
ACCAACTTTTATACCTAGTAAGGGAGTAACAGTATATTCAATTATTTGTCCGGGAAAAATCGACCTGTCATCACCGGATAAGGTTACAAATCCCATAGATGGCGGGGTAATTACGGCAAGGTTTTTGGGATCTGATAAAAAATCCCATGCCTGTTGTACGCTAATAGGTAGCTTTTGCGTTGTGTGTACAGAGTTTAGCATATTTTTGAAGTAAGGGGATTGCTAATAAAGTTAGCAAACGTACTTGATATTTGTGACTGTACGATGTTTATTTTTAATATTTTTTAACAATCGTACCACCTTTAATGATTAATTTCGCAGTAACAAACTATATAAAAAATAACAAAAATTTTATGAGAAAAATATTCATTACCGCCGCATTTGTGCTGGCATTTATGGTGAATGGTTCGGCGCAAGTTGTAACACCACAGGCAAGTCCTAAGGCAGTTATAGAACAAACTGTAGGTTTAACAGATGTTAAGATCGAGTACTCTCGACCTAGTTCTAAAGGAAGATCTGTTTACGGAGAACTTGTTCCTTTTGGTAGAATGTGGAGAACAGGTGCTAATGCCAACACTATTGTGTCTTTTAGCAATGATGTTGTAATTGGCGGTAAAAAGCTTCCTGCAGGTCATTATGCGCTCTACAGCCAGCCGAAAGCTGATAGCTGGGACGTGATTTTTTATGATGACACTAATAACTGGGGCCTTCCTGAAAAGTATGATGACAAAAAAGAAGTATTAAGAACAACGGTTAAACCGGAATTCCTTAGCCGTAATGTAGAAACACTTACAATAGGAATAAATAATCTTGATAACGACTATGGTTTCCTTGAAATTGCATGGGAAAAAACTATGGTAGCTGTTAAGTTTGAAGTACCAACTAAAGCTACTGCAATGAAAAGTATAGAGACAGCAATGGCAGGCCCATCTGCTAACGATTTATTCTCTGCGGCTCAGTATTACTATCAGTCTAATGGGGATCAGGCTAAAGCTTTAGCATGGATCAACCAGTCTGTTGCTAAATTCGGACAAGAGCCTCCATTTTATATCTTAAGACAAAAATCGCTTATACAGGCTAAAATGGGAGATAAAAAAGGTGCAATCGAAACCGCTAAACTTTCTTTGGCAGCAGCCGAAAAAGCTCAGAATAACGATTACGTTAAAATGAACAAAGATTCAATCCAGGAATGGAGTAAAAAATAATTAGCGCATTGCTATGAAAAGAGAAGGCTGCCTGTAATGGGCAGCCTTTTTTGTGTTTTATCATTGTCTTATTCTGTTTCCTGAGTAACAACAGGAGCTTTAGTATTTCCAATAAACACCTGAAGTATAAGCGCCAGGATTATAGTCATAGCTGCACCTACAACGTTTAGCCATAAGTAACTCATTATTTCCATCTTATATATAACGATAACTACAGACTGGGTAACAATCGCACTCCAGAATATAGCTTCTGCCTTTATGTATTTTATGTAGAATGCCACGAGGAAAATACCTAACACTGTACCGTAGAATATAGACCCTATAATGTTTACCATTTGTATCAGGTTATCAAACAACGATCCGATACAGGCAAATAGTATAGCTATTACACCCCAAATAAGCGTAAACATTTTGGTAGCATCCACAAAGTGTTTTTCATCTTTTTCCCCTTTAACGTGGCGCATATAGATGTCTATGGTTGTCGTTGAAGCTAAAGCATTAAGACCTGATGCCGAAGAAGACATTGCTGCAGATATAATTACTGCCAACAGTAAACCTATAAGACCTTTAGGTAAGAAATTAAGTATAAAGTACAGAAAAACATAATCTTTATCGTTGGTTTCTGCGGTAGCGTCGGCTTTACTAATAAGCTCTTTAGCCTGATCCCGTAAATCTTTCTCCCTCGTATTAAGGGCTATCATTTTATTATGAAGCTCTTTGTTATCGTAGTCTTTACTAAGCTGGTCTACATACAGCATGCTTATTTCTTTTTTCTCTTCTGCTACAACATCAAGTTGTTTTTCCAGATTATGGTAAGGCTCTTTATACTGTGAGTTCTCAATGATCTTTGTATTGTTCGGATTGAAATGTAATGGTGCCGAATGGAATTGGAAGAAAACAAATACCATAACGCCTATCAAAAGGATAAAAAATTGCATAGGTACCTTTAAAAGACCGTTCATTATTAATCCCATTTGGCTTTCACGAACCGACTTACCAGATAGATAACGCTGCACTTGAGACTGGTCTGTACCAAAATAGGCAAGGGCTAAAAAGAAACCTCCTGCAATACCACTCCAGATTGTATATCGTTTTTCCGGATCGAAAGAGAAATCTATAATATTTAGTTTTTCGTTCGCACCTGCAATATGCATTGCATTATTAAAATTAAGCTCTTCCGGTAGGTATTGCATAATGATAAAGAATGTAATTGCCATACCTGTAAATATCACGAACATCTGCTGCTTGTGGGTTACATTTACAGCTTTAGTGCCTCCCGAAACAGTATAGATGATAATCATTACCCCTATAACAACATTCATAAGGTTAAGATTCCATCCTAACAATGACGATAAAATAATAGCCGGGGCATAAATTGTAAAACCCGTTCCAAGACCACGCTGCACTAAAAAGATAAGTGCCGCAAGTGAACGCGTCTTTACGTCAAAACGTTGCTCAAGATATTCGTACGCTGTATAAACTTTTAATCTATGATAGATTGGAATAAATGTGATGCATATTACCACCATTGCCAGTGGCAAACCAAAGTAGAATTGCACGAAACCCATACCGTCATGGTAGGCTTGTCCCGGTGTAGAAAGAAACGTAATGGCACTGGCCTGTGTAGCCATAACAGATAAACCCACAGTCCACCATGGGGTCTCGTTATTGCCACGAATATATTCGTTTACGTTTTTGCTGCCTTTAGTCCGTAGTGCGCCATAGGCAACAATGAACAGTAGGGTAGCGGATAGGATAATCCAGTCTAATAACTGCATACTAGTAAATTTGCATTATAAAATAGAACAGCACTATGTAAATGATGTTGAGCAATAGTACCAGCGAGTAGCTCTTTTTCCATCGTGTCGGATTATCTTTCATGTGCGTTTATTTTTGGGTTCTGTATAAGACTCTTTTCTTCTTGTTCTGTTACAGGTTATTTTCCTGCACCTATGAGGTTAGCCATAATTCTGTAAGCTCCTGGTACACCTTCCGGTAATTCACGGAAAAAGCTTAGCCCTGTATATATGTAATATCCTTTTCCATGTTTAGCTACTAGTAATCCGCCTTTTTTCGCGTCTTCTCCTTTATCGTTAGAACTAAATATTGGTGTAAACTCTTTTCCCCATTCATCAGGATAATACAATCCCTGTTCCTGCACCCATCCCTTAAAATCCTTTTCCGTTATTCTATTAGGGTAATTAAGCACCGGATTTTTAGTATCTAGAAAAGTAACAGTGGCATCTTCTTCTGTAACCCTGTCTCTCGATATTCGTAACGGATAAGGAGCAATATCTCTTGTTACCAGATCTCCGGTTGTATTATACTGTACAACCATAGTACCTCCATTGGCTACATAGTCAAACAGTATTTGTTGTTTAAATACAAGAGCGTCAAGAACATTATAAGCACGGATACCTACAACAACAGCATCAAAAGTTTTAATATATTCAGGTGTAATCGCGTCAGACTTAACAAGCGTTACATTGTAGCCCATTTGCTTAAGGCTTTCAGGAATATTATCTCCGGCACCCATTATATATGCGATATTTTGTCCTGCAATTTTCAGGTCTGCTTTTGTAAACTTAGCCGTAGAAGGCATTAGTACCTGCTGTAAAGCAATGTGCGGATAATCTACAATGATCTGTTCCCTGTCAAAATCCTCTCCATTTATAGTTGCAATACATTTCGCTGTAGCTTCAGAAGAACTGTCAGGAGGTGTAACTTCAAATGTAACTACGGTTTCACTGCCTTTTCGCGTTAAGTCAAACGGAATAGAAGCGGGGGTAACTTTCCATCCTGATGGGAGTTCCAATCTTAAATTTCCTTTAGCATTATCTTTACCTGCCTTAATTTTAACGCTTGCAAGCTGATTCTTATTATCTTTAAATAACTGAACCTTATTAAGTATACGTGTGGTTACTGCAGGAATAATATCAAGAGGCTGATAAACTTCCCCAGCTACAGGATCGTTGTATTTGTAAGCGATAGTACGTTCAAAAGGAATATCTGTTCCATCAATATTAACAACAAAAACAGCCGACATTTGCCTGATGATATCGGGAAGACCTATTTTTTGCAGATCGTCAACCTTATACATGCCGGTATCTCCTTTTTCAGTAAGCCAGTAAGGTGAAGTATAATTTGCCGTTTTTGGCACAACAGCATCAATTGTATTTTCTACACCAATATTTTTAGACAATTGTATATCCTGATTTATAGTTTTTTGTTCAGGAAAAAGTGTCACCGATTGCAATTTCATCGGAACGCTGCTACGATTAGTCGCCTCATATCTTATTTTAAGATCGCTACCGGGAGTAACCGACTGAACTTCTGTAACCGCTTCAAGATATAGCCCGCTGCATCCGGCAATAATTTCACTAACTTCTTTCAGTTTAATAGTTTTCCAGTGTTCATCCTCAAGCTTTTTTATAGCTAAATACACTTTTACAAGTGCAGGAACAGACGCCGCCGGATTGGCAAAATCAAAATCCTTAATGATAACTGTTATCGCATCACCAATAGCTTTACCGCCTTTAACACGGTTCCATGACGTATCTACACCTTCAAAAAGGTTTTGTTTATCTTTGAGATTATCACCCTTAATAAGTTCAAGGTATTCCATATCGTCACCACGAACACCTGTAGAACCAAATCCCTGTGATTTGTGTTTGCTACGGCTAAGTGCTGCTATTTCCTGGTTAGAAACACCCAGGGTAGGGAAGTAGGTACCTGTCTGCAGGTTGATATATTTTGTTTTATCGACCTTATCAAATTTATCTTTTCCTCCGAAAAACCACCACGAAACGTTGAACATTACCCGTTTAGGCTGCCATGTCTTGGTGAATTTCAGTTGGTTTGGCTCATAATTCGGATCTGCCGCCAGTATATATGCATCCTGCGTAAGCATTGCAGATGATGTGTGATGTCCATGCGTTGTACCGGGAGAACGGTGGTCGAACCTATTAATAATAATATCCGGCTGAAATTTCCTGATAACCCATACTATATCCTGCAATACCTTTTCTTTATCCCAAATCTGAAGTGTTTCATTTGGTACTTTAGAAAAACCAAAATCGTTGGCACGGCTAAAGAACTGCTCCCCACCATCAATTTTACGTGCCTCTATAAGTTCCTGCGTGCGAATTACACCAAGCAATTCCCTCAATTCTAATCCTATTAGGTTTTGCCCGCCATCACCACGTGTTAATGATAGATAGCCGGTTCTTGCTTTCACGTCATTCGCCAGATAGGATATAAGTCTTGTGTTCTCGTCATCGGGATGGGCCGCTAAATAAAGGGCTGTGCCTAGAAAGTTTAACTTTTCAAGTTTGTTATATAGTTCAGACGATTTTGGCTTTTGCTGTTGTGCAAAACCCAGTGCGTAAGCAAATAGAAAAAGGTATAATAGTTTTTTTTGCATGGAATGTTAGTCGTAAAATTCTTTATCCTCCTGTTTTAAAGGCACAATGCTCACGCCCTTTTGCAGCAGGAGGCTGTTAGGATAGGTAATAAGCTCGCCATCCCTGGTTCTTAAAATAGTATGAAAAGCCTTTATGTCTTCAATCTGGGCTTCTATAGGAAAATCTTTATCATGAACTTTAATTACATCACCAATGCGGAACGGAAAGCTAAAAAACAATATAATCCCTGATGTAATATTGCTAAGTATAGACCATTGTGCAAAAAAGGCAACACCAATAATAGTTAATATACCTCCCAGATATTGAAACAGATTTTCTGCTTTTAATCCCCAGACAGCAATTATAATCACGATATATACCGCCATCATGAAGAAGTCGATATATTTAGATATAAGGTTAGTACGATGTTCTGACAGGTGAGAAGCACGTGCGTAACGCTTAATAAGCTTTTTAATAATTACGCTAAGAATTATAAATAC
This region includes:
- a CDS encoding dihydrolipoamide dehydrogenase, which codes for MRKIFITAAFVLAFMVNGSAQVVTPQASPKAVIEQTVGLTDVKIEYSRPSSKGRSVYGELVPFGRMWRTGANANTIVSFSNDVVIGGKKLPAGHYALYSQPKADSWDVIFYDDTNNWGLPEKYDDKKEVLRTTVKPEFLSRNVETLTIGINNLDNDYGFLEIAWEKTMVAVKFEVPTKATAMKSIETAMAGPSANDLFSAAQYYYQSNGDQAKALAWINQSVAKFGQEPPFYILRQKSLIQAKMGDKKGAIETAKLSLAAAEKAQNNDYVKMNKDSIQEWSKK
- a CDS encoding sodium:solute symporter yields the protein MQLLDWIILSATLLFIVAYGALRTKGSKNVNEYIRGNNETPWWTVGLSVMATQASAITFLSTPGQAYHDGMGFVQFYFGLPLAMVVICITFIPIYHRLKVYTAYEYLEQRFDVKTRSLAALIFLVQRGLGTGFTIYAPAIILSSLLGWNLNLMNVVIGVMIIIYTVSGGTKAVNVTHKQQMFVIFTGMAITFFIIMQYLPEELNFNNAMHIAGANEKLNIIDFSFDPEKRYTIWSGIAGGFFLALAYFGTDQSQVQRYLSGKSVRESQMGLIMNGLLKVPMQFFILLIGVMVFVFFQFHSAPLHFNPNNTKIIENSQYKEPYHNLEKQLDVVAEEKKEISMLYVDQLSKDYDNKELHNKMIALNTREKDLRDQAKELISKADATAETNDKDYVFLYFILNFLPKGLIGLLLAVIISAAMSSSASGLNALASTTTIDIYMRHVKGEKDEKHFVDATKMFTLIWGVIAILFACIGSLFDNLIQMVNIIGSIFYGTVLGIFLVAFYIKYIKAEAIFWSAIVTQSVVIVIYKMEIMSYLWLNVVGAAMTIILALILQVFIGNTKAPVVTQETE
- a CDS encoding LmbE family protein, whose translation is MQKKLLYLFLFAYALGFAQQQKPKSSELYNKLEKLNFLGTALYLAAHPDDENTRLISYLANDVKARTGYLSLTRGDGGQNLIGLELRELLGVIRTQELIEARKIDGGEQFFSRANDFGFSKVPNETLQIWDKEKVLQDIVWVIRKFQPDIIINRFDHRSPGTTHGHHTSSAMLTQDAYILAADPNYEPNQLKFTKTWQPKRVMFNVSWWFFGGKDKFDKVDKTKYINLQTGTYFPTLGVSNQEIAALSRSKHKSQGFGSTGVRGDDMEYLELIKGDNLKDKQNLFEGVDTSWNRVKGGKAIGDAITVIIKDFDFANPAASVPALVKVYLAIKKLEDEHWKTIKLKEVSEIIAGCSGLYLEAVTEVQSVTPGSDLKIRYEATNRSSVPMKLQSVTLFPEQKTINQDIQLSKNIGVENTIDAVVPKTANYTSPYWLTEKGDTGMYKVDDLQKIGLPDIIRQMSAVFVVNIDGTDIPFERTIAYKYNDPVAGEVYQPLDIIPAVTTRILNKVQLFKDNKNQLASVKIKAGKDNAKGNLRLELPSGWKVTPASIPFDLTRKGSETVVTFEVTPPDSSSEATAKCIATINGEDFDREQIIVDYPHIALQQVLMPSTAKFTKADLKIAGQNIAYIMGAGDNIPESLKQMGYNVTLVKSDAITPEYIKTFDAVVVGIRAYNVLDALVFKQQILFDYVANGGTMVVQYNTTGDLVTRDIAPYPLRISRDRVTEEDATVTFLDTKNPVLNYPNRITEKDFKGWVQEQGLYYPDEWGKEFTPIFSSNDKGEDAKKGGLLVAKHGKGYYIYTGLSFFRELPEGVPGAYRIMANLIGAGK
- a CDS encoding mechanosensitive ion channel protein MscS; translated protein: MIQEVYNEVIGTLITTVVFIILSVIIKKLIKRYARASHLSEHRTNLISKYIDFFMMAVYIVIIIAVWGLKAENLFQYLGGILTIIGVAFFAQWSILSNITSGIILFFSFPFRIGDVIKVHDKDFPIEAQIEDIKAFHTILRTRDGELITYPNSLLLQKGVSIVPLKQEDKEFYD